A genomic stretch from Ureibacillus composti includes:
- the istB gene encoding IS21-like element helper ATPase IstB, whose protein sequence is MNEAIHQLCKQLRLAHIAESIDDVPFTTPEEYIYQLLLKEQMGREQAKIARNLKQARFIDTKTLETYQWHKDISLPNHITKEELVKLEFIRRNENLILVGAPGTGKTHLASALGRKACEQGYEVRFYRVSHLVEELEQALKTGKLKQFRSKLEKVDLMILDEMGYLPFGKEGAELLFQIITECYEQKSLIITSNLEFSQWNRIFSDSRLTAALVDRLIHHAHIISYTGQSFRLANALSRKQ, encoded by the coding sequence TGTGTAAACAGCTAAGACTAGCCCATATAGCTGAATCTATTGACGATGTTCCATTTACAACGCCAGAAGAATATATTTACCAACTTTTATTAAAAGAACAAATGGGGCGAGAACAAGCCAAAATAGCACGAAACTTAAAACAAGCGCGATTTATTGATACAAAAACATTAGAAACCTATCAATGGCATAAAGATATCAGTTTACCAAATCATATAACCAAAGAAGAATTAGTGAAATTAGAGTTCATTCGAAGAAATGAAAATTTAATTTTAGTTGGAGCGCCAGGTACTGGGAAAACACATTTAGCATCAGCACTAGGTAGAAAGGCTTGTGAGCAAGGATATGAGGTCCGTTTTTATAGAGTTTCACATTTAGTAGAAGAATTAGAGCAGGCACTAAAAACGGGAAAATTAAAGCAATTTCGAAGTAAGTTAGAGAAAGTAGATTTGATGATTTTAGATGAAATGGGTTACCTTCCATTTGGAAAAGAAGGAGCTGAACTACTCTTTCAAATTATTACGGAGTGTTACGAGCAAAAGAGTTTAATTATTACGTCAAACTTAGAATTTAGTCAGTGGAATCGTATTTTTTCAGATTCGCGTTTAACAGCAGCTCTGGTGGATCGCTTAATTCACCATGCCCATATTATTTCTTATACGGGACAGAGCTTCCGTTTAGCCAACGCGTTGTCGAGAAAACAGTAA